ACAGATCAAACCTTTGAACAAGATACTGCCACTGGTGTCGATTTAATTGATTTTTGGGCAACTTGGTGTGGTCCCTGTCGGATGCAATCACCAGTAGTTGATGCATTATCTGATAAGATGCCCGATATTAAATTTTTTAAGATGGATGTTGACCAAAATCCAGAAACTGCACAAAAATTCCGGATTATGAGTATCCCTACATTAATGGTTAAGAAAGATGGTAAGGTAGTAGACCAAATCATTGGTTACCATAGTGAAGATCAATTAAAGCAAATTTTACAACAATATGTTGATTAGATGAGTCAGAAATTATATAATCAGTTAATAGCCGGTCATCAAGGACTAGGAGCTGGAACAATGCGCGACGTGATTTTACCAGCTATCCTGGGTAAAGAGACCGATGAAATGCTATATTGGATTGGTAAAGATCTCGCTCGAGTATATCCTGTTGCTACAGCCGAGGATCTAGTATATCTCACTAATCAACTTGGCTTTGGCCGTTTAGCTTTACGTAAAAAAAGCAATACTTCTCAAGTTTGGCGGTTATCAGGGGTAATTGTAAAGGAACGGATTCAAAGAGACGAAGAGGAAACCTCCTTTGGTTTAGAGTGTGGTTTTCTTGCTCAAGAAGTAGAGTTTCAACTTGGAACGGTTGCAGAGGCAAAGATCTTTGACTGGCACCGTGATTATGTTGATATTTTGATTCAAAACGATCCACAAAGTTCAGCTGATAATGAACGATCTGAGATGGTAACATTCATTACTGTTGATCGCCCTGACGAAAAAGAAGACGCCCTCAAAAAAGAAACTCGTCATTCCCTACTAAAGCGACGAAAAAAAGATAAAAAATAAATGGATAAACGACCAATCGGAGTTATGGATTCAGGATTAGGCGGCCTATCTGTAATTCGTGTACTTCGTGAACAACTGCCCCAAGAATCTGTAATTTTTGTGGGTGACCAAGGGCATTTTCCATATGGAACTAAAACAAAAGAACAGATTCAGCAATTAGCATTACGTATTGGAAAATTCTTGTTAGAACAAGACGTAAAAATGATGATAATTGCATGTAATACCGCGACTGCAGCAGCTCTTCGACTTCTTCAAAACGAATTACCAATTCCAGTAATTGGGGTAATTAAACCAGGAGCCATGGCTGCTACCCAACATCATTATAAAAAAATTGGGGTAATTGGCACTGAATCCACTATTAAAAATGGCGCTTATGCTAAAACATTAGCTAAACTTAATCCTGATCTAAGTGTTATCAGTTCTCCCGCACAGCCACTTGTCTCAATTGTTGAGCATGGGCAAACAGGAACAAGTGAGGCACAAAAAGCTGTTGACACTGAATTAGAAGTATTTGATAACCAATCGATTGAAGCTTTGATCCTTGGGTGTACTCATTTCCCGTTTTTACAAAAAGAAATTCATAATAAATTAGGATCTAATGTTCAGTTAATTGATCCTGCATTTGAGACAATCAGACAGGCAAAGGAATTGTTAACTGGCAAAAATCAGTTGAGTGATAATTTAGCGTCAAGTATCAACCTTTATTCAACGGGAGATGCTAAAGACTTAGTTGCTGGTGCACAACAATGGTTACCAAACGGATACAGTAAGTGTGCACATATTGAATTAAACGAGGAAGGTTAAATGAAAACAATCGTAATCGCAACAAAGAATACCGGGAAAGCGCGTGAATACCAAGATATGCTTGCTCCCCTAGGAATTGAAGTAAAAACATTAGCCGATTTTGCACCAATAACAATTAATGAAAATGGTAAAACATTTGAAGAAAATGCAACAATTAAAGCCACTACAGCTGCTAATCAACTCCAACTACCAGTTATGGCAGATGATTCGGGCTTAATGGTTGATGCTCTTGGAGGTGCTCCAGGTGTACACTCAGCAAGATATGCTGGTGATCATGATGATGCTGCTAATAATGCTAAACTCTTATTGGCGTTAAAAGAGGTACCGGATGAAAAAAGGACTGCTCACTTTCATACTACCATCGTCGGAATTAAGCCTGATGGAACCAAATTAGTTGCCAATGGTCGGGTTGATGGCCATATTCTTCATCAACTCACAGGAAAAAACGGTTTTGGTTATGATCCGCTTTTTTATGTTGATGAATTAGGCAAATCAATGGCCCAATTAACAGCAGACCAAAAGAATCAAATTAGTCATCGGGGACGCGCATTACGATCATTTATGAAGCAATTTAATGATTGGTGGTAAATGAAAATACTAGTTGTAAGTGATAACCATCGAGAAGAAAAAATTTTGACAAAGATTGTTCAAAAAATGGGGAATCAAGTTGACCTAATGATTCACTGTGGGGATTCAGAATTAGCTCCTGATCAGGAACCGATGAGCAATTTTAAGGCAGTGAAGGGGAATAATGATTATGGTTTGTCGTACCCTAATGAGTTGGTAATTAATGCTGGGCAAGAGCAGCTCTATCTAACTCATGGTCATTTACAGCGGGTCAATTTTTCTCTGACCCCTCTGATGCTTACCGGCCAAGAAAAAGGTGCCTCCATTGTGTGCTATGGGCATACTCATCAGTTAGGAGCCGTTTACGATCATCAAATGCTAATAATTAATCCTGGGAGCATCAGTTTTCCTCGTGGTGAATATGCTAAACTCGGGGGAACTTTTGCAATTATTGATGCGCAGCCTGAGCGGTTTATTGTTGATTATTATAACCGCGAGATGGAAGCTGTTCCTGAATTACATTGTGAATTCAGGCGTCAGAAATAAGTGATTGATCAGCGTTTGCAGACTTTATTGCTGAAAAATAAGCAGAAGTTTATGATCCCTGCCAGTTTAGTTGCAACAGTAAATCAAAGCAACAGTTTAGATCATGCATTTTTAGTCCTTACTAAGGATCGGTACGCTAAAATTATTGTGATTGATAATAAAAACCGTTACTGTGGTCAAGTTTCTTTGGCGATGATTACTGACCGATTATTGGAGACAAAACGGATCAATGTGGAGCGCTTAAACGAATTAAAGGTCAGGGATGTGATGCAAACCGATGCGCCAGTTATCCAAGATCCAACTGATATAGAAGAAAATTTACACCTCTTAATTGATCAGTCATTTTTACCGGTGGTGGACGATCATAATTACTTTTGCGGAATTGTGACGCGTCGTGAAGTATTAAAGGCGGTCAATTATACAATGCATACTTTTGGGAAATAAATGAGTATTAAATTAATCGCTACTGATATGGACGGAACCTTTTTACGAGATGACCATACTTACAATCATTCTTTATTTGCAAAGGTCTTTCGCCAACTTGAACGCCATAATATCTACTTTGTCGCTGCTAGTGGATCCAGCTTTCCACGTTTGCAACGAGAATTTAAAGACTACACCGCCAAGATGGGATTTATTTCGCAAAACGGTTCAGTTATTCATTTAGGAAGCAAATTATTTAAATCTTTTCCTATTAATCAAGAATCTTTAGCCCGGGTTATTCATGTCCTTGACCGTTTCTATGGTCCACAAGATATTAATCAATTAGTAATCTCTACTAGTGAAAAATCTTATGTTGATCAGGGGATGAGTGCTCATGATTTCAATATTGTGAAACTTTTTTATGAAAATGTAGAGCGTATCCCTGATATCCGACAAATTTTCACTCAACGGCCAACTGAAGATTTTACCAAGATATCGATTAATTTTGCTAACCATATCGATCTAAAAAAAGTTGCAACAACCTTAGATGGTTACTTACCACCATCCTTAATCATGGAAAATTCAGGCTTTAATACTGACTTAATCGGTAATGCTGCTGCAACTAAACAAAACGCTCTTTCTCTTTTGCAGTCTCACTTTAATTTAAAGGCAAATGAAATTGTTACGTTTGGTGACAATGAAAATGACCTCGGGATGTTAGCAATGACGAGTCAAAGTTACGCAATGCAAAATGCTCAACCAATTATTCAAATGCAAGCTGCCCACACCACAACAATTGATAATAATCATGATGGCGTCTTGCAGACTATTAATCAGTTAATTAAAAATGAATGAATGATCACTGGTGCCACTTCACTTACATCAAAACAAACGGAACAATTAAAAAAAGCTTTTACAGATTTATCCTGGCACGAAATTTCACAACAGCTTTTAAGTAAATTTCTTTTAATTATCGTTACGTTTGTCTTATTTTTAATACTTTTATGGGTAGGACGAGTTATCATTGTCCATCTTTTTCAAGAATCAAAAAAATACAATGTACTAAAAAATAGCAATCGGATGGCAACGGTAAAAGCCCTTGTCTTAAATATTTATCGTTATACTTGTTATTTTTTCTTATTATACGCCATACTATCAGAAATTGGCGTTCCAGTAGGGACACTGATTGCCGGAGCCGGAATCTTTAGTTTAGCATTGGGGCTTGGTGCGCAAAGCCTTGTTAGTGATATCGTGACTGGATTTTTCATCCTCCTTGAGCAACAATTAGACGTTGGCGACACTGTCCAAATTGGGCAAATCAAAGGAACAGTAACTGCTCTTGGTATTCGTACTACACAAGTTACTAGTTCTGACGGAACACTTAATTTTATTCCTAACCGTAACATTACTATTGTTCAAAACCTTTCACGAAATAATATGGTTAGCAACGTTGATATTCGGATTACTTCGAAAACCCCTCTTAGTAAGGTAGAAGAAATTATTACGCAAGTTAATAAAAAACTAGTTCCACAAATAAAGGCACTACAATTAAAACCAGTTATTGTCGGACCAGTCGTTACCCCAGACGGTGCGCTCGTTTTTCGTGTGACGATAACAGCAGTCAGCGGAAAACAATCAACTGTTGCTAGTCGCTTTTTGGCAGCATATCTTAAAGAATTACGAACAAATAATATTCCAATTGCCTGGGAGGGAGTACCTAATGAGTATTAAATGACTTTTGGCCAGTTGGCAGGGTTAATTGCGGCAATCGCATTCTTAATCTTAGTCATTTTTGCATGTATCCTGTTGAATCAATTGAGTAAGACAATGAAAGAAACAAATAAAAGTATTACAACTTTAACGCGGGATGTTCATTATCTTAGCCAAGAAATGGAGGACGTGCTAAGTAACACGAATACATTGTTAGACGATATTAACCGTAAATCAGAACAACTAGATCCGGCGGTTAAAGCGGTTGCAGATGTAAGTCAGAGTGTTTCGGAAGTGAATGCCTCACTTCAAGAAATGGTCGAGAAAGCCCGGTTGCACCGCGAGAAGCGACAATTTGACCGGAGTATTTTTAAATTTGCAGGAAAGACACTTGTTTTCGATGCTTTCAACAAATTTAGACAGCATCGGAAGCAAAAGAAAGGAATGATAAATAATGAGTAAATGAGTAAAAAATTACTTGCTGGGATATTATTAGGTGGAGTCGCAACATATGCTGCATGGAAGAAAATGGCGCCGGCTAAAAAAGAGGCATTGAAAGAAAGCGTTGATGAAAAGATTAATAAGGTTGCTGATTATGTGACTGACTATACCTTAGACGCATTAGACATTGTCGATGACCTTATGAGTGATTCTAACTTGAATGATAAGGTGAGCGGCGCTGCGGATGCTGTTAATAATGTTAAGGGTAAGGTAAAAGATAGCGCCAATAAAGTAGTTAATCATATGACTAATGATGACTTTGATAAGCAAACTGCTGATATTCGTGAGGAATTAGCGAAGAATAAAGAAGCAGATGAAGATAATAACGATATTATTATCGATGCTACTAGTGATCAAAAGCCAGCATCTACTGAAGACGATGAAGCAGATCAAGATGACGCTAATGCAGCCGATAAATAAGTGACAAAACTTAATCAATTACAAAGCGCTCTTACTGAAAAGGGATTAGATGCTGCTTATATTAGTGATCCAATGACCATTAATTACCTAACTAGTTTCTACAGCGATCCAGTAGAACGGGTATTAGCACTAGTCCTTTTTGCCGACAGTGAGCCATTTCTGTTTGCACCAGCGCTTGAAGTAGAAGCAATAAAGGATACTGGTTGGAAATATCCGGTATATGGGTATTTAGATCACGAAAAACCTTTTGAGCTTATTGCTGAACATATCAAAAATCATGCTGGTTCACCAATTAACTGGGGAATTGAGGGAGAATCACTAACTGTTGACCGTCTTCGTGCCTTAGAAGAAGTCCTCCCCAATGCTCATTTTAATACTGATCTCTCTCCTTTAATAGCAAAAATGCGAATGATTAAAAGCGATGATGAGATTACTAAGTTAAATGAAGCAGGGAAATGGGCTGATTTCGCTTTTAAAGTAGGATTCGAAGCAATTCAAATTGGTAAAACAGAACAAGAAGTTGCTGCCGATTTAGAATACGCTCTTAAACAACATGGGATTAATAAAATGAGTTTTGATACGCTAGTTCAAGCAGGTCCTCATGCTGCCGAACCTCATGGAGCTACCTCCAGTAATAAGATCCAAAATAATCAGCTCGTCCTCTTTGACTTAGGAACAATTGTTGATGGCTATATTAGCGATGCTTCCCGAACAGTGGCTGTCGGAAAGTTAAATGACAAACAAAAAGACATCTACAAGGTATGTTTAGAGGCTCAATTGGCCGCTCAAAATGCTGCGAAGCCGGGAATGACTGCTGAAGAATTAGATAAGATCGCTCGTGATATCATTACTGTAGCTGGTTATGGCGAATACTTTATTCACCGCCTCGGGCACGGAATGGGTAGCAGTGAACACGAATTTCCATCAATCATGGAAGGAAATCAGCTAGTTCTTGAACCTGGAATGTGCTTCTCCATTGAACCTGGCATTTATATTCCAGGTTTTGCCGGCGTCCGGATTGAAGACTGTGTTCATATTACAGAAGATGGTTGCGAACCATTTACGCATACAACTAAAGAATTACTAACTTTCCCTCATTAAATGGAAAAACAATCAGTAACAATTTATACGGTTGCCCGAGAAGCTCGTGTCTCAATGGCCACTGTTTCACGAGTAGTAAATGGCAATCCAAATGTAAAACCAGAAACTAGACAAAAGGTTTTAGATGTAATTAAGCAACTTAATTATCGTCCTAATGCAGTTGCACGGGGATTAGCTTCTAAAAAGACAACGACTGTCGGGGTAGTTATTCCTAATATAACTGATCCATACTTTGCGGAATTAGCATTGGGGATTGATGATGTTGCTTCAATGTATAAGTACAATATCATTTTAACTAATTCTGATTCTGATGATGAAAAGATCCTGAAAGTGGTGCGGAGCTTGCTTGCTAAACAGGTTGATGGACTTATCTTTATGGGTCATGATGTTTCTGATGATCTGCGAAATGAATTTGAAAGCACAAATACACCAGTTGTAGTAGCTGGTTCTGTTGTTAATGATGATGCTTTACCAAGCGTTCGGATTAACTACCAAGCAGCCGCCAAGGAAGCGACAGAATTTCTGCTAAAACATGGTGATCAACAAGTTGCCTATATTACTGGTCCATTACGATACTCAATTAATGGCGAAGACCGGCTCAATGGATATAAAGAAGCATTGGCAAATAATAATGTGCCATTTAATGAATTATTAGTAATTGAAACGGACGGGTCTTATCAGGCTGGATATGCAAAGGCACAAGAAGTTATCGAAAAGGGATTAAAGGCTGCTTATGTAACAGATGATAGTTTAGCTGCTGGTCTCTTAAACGGGCTTACGGATGCTGGTATTAGCGTTCCAGATGATTTTGAACTAATTTCTTCTAATGACACCAATTATACAAAGGTTGTCCGGCCAACAATCACTTCGATCACTCAACCTCTTTATGATCTTGGTGCCATTTCAATGCGGTTGTTGACAAAACTAATGGATGGCGATGACAGCAATGATGAT
The genomic region above belongs to Limosilactobacillus reuteri and contains:
- the trxA gene encoding thioredoxin, producing the protein MAVNVTTDQTFEQDTATGVDLIDFWATWCGPCRMQSPVVDALSDKMPDIKFFKMDVDQNPETAQKFRIMSIPTLMVKKDGKVVDQIIGYHSEDQLKQILQQYVD
- a CDS encoding YslB family protein; its protein translation is MSQKLYNQLIAGHQGLGAGTMRDVILPAILGKETDEMLYWIGKDLARVYPVATAEDLVYLTNQLGFGRLALRKKSNTSQVWRLSGVIVKERIQRDEEETSFGLECGFLAQEVEFQLGTVAEAKIFDWHRDYVDILIQNDPQSSADNERSEMVTFITVDRPDEKEDALKKETRHSLLKRRKKDKK
- the murI gene encoding glutamate racemase, with the protein product MDKRPIGVMDSGLGGLSVIRVLREQLPQESVIFVGDQGHFPYGTKTKEQIQQLALRIGKFLLEQDVKMMIIACNTATAAALRLLQNELPIPVIGVIKPGAMAATQHHYKKIGVIGTESTIKNGAYAKTLAKLNPDLSVISSPAQPLVSIVEHGQTGTSEAQKAVDTELEVFDNQSIEALILGCTHFPFLQKEIHNKLGSNVQLIDPAFETIRQAKELLTGKNQLSDNLASSINLYSTGDAKDLVAGAQQWLPNGYSKCAHIELNEEG
- a CDS encoding XTP/dITP diphosphatase; translated protein: MKTIVIATKNTGKAREYQDMLAPLGIEVKTLADFAPITINENGKTFEENATIKATTAANQLQLPVMADDSGLMVDALGGAPGVHSARYAGDHDDAANNAKLLLALKEVPDEKRTAHFHTTIVGIKPDGTKLVANGRVDGHILHQLTGKNGFGYDPLFYVDELGKSMAQLTADQKNQISHRGRALRSFMKQFNDWW
- a CDS encoding YfcE family phosphodiesterase gives rise to the protein MKILVVSDNHREEKILTKIVQKMGNQVDLMIHCGDSELAPDQEPMSNFKAVKGNNDYGLSYPNELVINAGQEQLYLTHGHLQRVNFSLTPLMLTGQEKGASIVCYGHTHQLGAVYDHQMLIINPGSISFPRGEYAKLGGTFAIIDAQPERFIVDYYNREMEAVPELHCEFRRQK
- the cbpB gene encoding cyclic-di-AMP-binding protein CbpB; protein product: MIDQRLQTLLLKNKQKFMIPASLVATVNQSNSLDHAFLVLTKDRYAKIIVIDNKNRYCGQVSLAMITDRLLETKRINVERLNELKVRDVMQTDAPVIQDPTDIEENLHLLIDQSFLPVVDDHNYFCGIVTRREVLKAVNYTMHTFGK
- a CDS encoding HAD-IIB family hydrolase is translated as MSIKLIATDMDGTFLRDDHTYNHSLFAKVFRQLERHNIYFVAASGSSFPRLQREFKDYTAKMGFISQNGSVIHLGSKLFKSFPINQESLARVIHVLDRFYGPQDINQLVISTSEKSYVDQGMSAHDFNIVKLFYENVERIPDIRQIFTQRPTEDFTKISINFANHIDLKKVATTLDGYLPPSLIMENSGFNTDLIGNAAATKQNALSLLQSHFNLKANEIVTFGDNENDLGMLAMTSQSYAMQNAQPIIQMQAAHTTTIDNNHDGVLQTINQLIKNE
- a CDS encoding mechanosensitive ion channel family protein, with the protein product MITGATSLTSKQTEQLKKAFTDLSWHEISQQLLSKFLLIIVTFVLFLILLWVGRVIIVHLFQESKKYNVLKNSNRMATVKALVLNIYRYTCYFFLLYAILSEIGVPVGTLIAGAGIFSLALGLGAQSLVSDIVTGFFILLEQQLDVGDTVQIGQIKGTVTALGIRTTQVTSSDGTLNFIPNRNITIVQNLSRNNMVSNVDIRITSKTPLSKVEEIITQVNKKLVPQIKALQLKPVIVGPVVTPDGALVFRVTITAVSGKQSTVASRFLAAYLKELRTNNIPIAWEGVPNEY
- a CDS encoding DUF948 domain-containing protein — protein: MTFGQLAGLIAAIAFLILVIFACILLNQLSKTMKETNKSITTLTRDVHYLSQEMEDVLSNTNTLLDDINRKSEQLDPAVKAVADVSQSVSEVNASLQEMVEKARLHREKRQFDRSIFKFAGKTLVFDAFNKFRQHRKQKKGMINNE
- a CDS encoding M24 family metallopeptidase is translated as MTKLNQLQSALTEKGLDAAYISDPMTINYLTSFYSDPVERVLALVLFADSEPFLFAPALEVEAIKDTGWKYPVYGYLDHEKPFELIAEHIKNHAGSPINWGIEGESLTVDRLRALEEVLPNAHFNTDLSPLIAKMRMIKSDDEITKLNEAGKWADFAFKVGFEAIQIGKTEQEVAADLEYALKQHGINKMSFDTLVQAGPHAAEPHGATSSNKIQNNQLVLFDLGTIVDGYISDASRTVAVGKLNDKQKDIYKVCLEAQLAAQNAAKPGMTAEELDKIARDIITVAGYGEYFIHRLGHGMGSSEHEFPSIMEGNQLVLEPGMCFSIEPGIYIPGFAGVRIEDCVHITEDGCEPFTHTTKELLTFPH
- the ccpA gene encoding catabolite control protein A, translated to MEKQSVTIYTVAREARVSMATVSRVVNGNPNVKPETRQKVLDVIKQLNYRPNAVARGLASKKTTTVGVVIPNITDPYFAELALGIDDVASMYKYNIILTNSDSDDEKILKVVRSLLAKQVDGLIFMGHDVSDDLRNEFESTNTPVVVAGSVVNDDALPSVRINYQAAAKEATEFLLKHGDQQVAYITGPLRYSINGEDRLNGYKEALANNNVPFNELLVIETDGSYQAGYAKAQEVIEKGLKAAYVTDDSLAAGLLNGLTDAGISVPDDFELISSNDTNYTKVVRPTITSITQPLYDLGAISMRLLTKLMDGDDSNDDEKNVILDHGFVERQSTRK